One genomic segment of Carassius auratus strain Wakin chromosome 29, ASM336829v1, whole genome shotgun sequence includes these proteins:
- the LOC113048050 gene encoding inhibitor of growth protein 3-like isoform X1 translates to MLYLEDYLEMIEQLPMDLRDRFTEMREMDLQVQNAMDQLEQRVNEFFTNAKKNKPEWREEQMEIIKKDYYKALEDADEKVQLANQIYDLVDRHLRKLDQELAKFKMELEADNAGITEVLERRSLEMDSPSTPVNNHHVHSHATVEKRKYSTPAHHTTEHVPEKKFKSEALLSTLTSDASKENTPGCRVNSTSSSNSVYNVNSSQTLSSYNLSPLPAGPTVGAGAISMAAAQAVQATAQMKEGRRTSSLKASYEAVKNNDFLGREFALSRDTSSYSSSALANTLTQPLTSNNSADSRTGRKTKGNTKSSNHQSSSSSSSSSLSSCSSSSALAHELVQTTITETDTSSQVDWTYDPNEPRYCICNQVSYGEMVGCDNQDCPIEWFHYGCVGLTEAPKGKWYCPQCTAAMKRRGSRHK, encoded by the exons ATGTTGTACCTTGAGGACTACCTCGAAA TGATCGAGCAGCTACCCATGGATCTCCGCGACAGGTTTACGGAAATGAGAGAGATGGACCTGCAAGTGCAGA ATGCGATGGATCAGCTGGAGCAGCGGGTTAATGAGTTCTTTACGAACGCCAAGAAGAACAAGCCTGAATGGAGGGAGGAACAGATGGAAATTATTAAAAAG GATTACTATAAAGCTTTGGAAGATGCAGATGAAAAGGTCCAATTAGCCAATCAAATTTATGATCTG GTTGATAGACACTTGCGGAAGTTGGATCAGGAGTTGGCGAAGTTCAAAATGGAGTTGGAGGCAGATAACGCTGGCATCACAGAAGTCCTGGAGAGAC GTTCACTGGAGATGGACAGCCCCTCCACACCTGTCAATAACCACCACGTACATTCACACGCCACTGTGGAGA AGAGGAAGTACAGCACGCCAGCCCACCACACTACTGAACATGTACCAGAAAAGAAGTTCAAGTCAGAGGCGCTTCTCTCCACACTCACGTCAGACGCCTCTAAAGAAAACACACCGG GCTGCAGAGTGAACAGCACGTCCTCTTCTAACAGCGTGTATAACGTCAACTCCTCCCAAACGCTTTCCTCATACAACTTGAGCCCGCTTCCTGCCGGGCCCACTGTAGGGGCGGGGGCCATTTCCATGGCAGCAGCTCAGGCAGTGCAAGCCACCGCACAG ATGAAAGAGGGCAGGAGAACCTCCAGTCTCAAGGCCAGCTATGAAGCTGTGAAGAACAATGATTTCCTGGGACGGGAGTTTGCTCTGAGCCGGGACACCAGCAGTTATTCGTCTTCTGCACTGgctaacacactcacacagcccCTCACGTCCAACAACAGCGCAGACTCTCGCACAGGACGCAAGACCAA AGGCAACACTAAGTCTTCCAACCACCAgtcctcttcatcttcctcttcctcctcactgTCGTCCTGCTCGTCCTCGTCTGCATTGGCTCATGAGCTGGTACAGACCACCATCACAGAAACGGACACCAGCAGTCAGGTGGACTGGACCTACGACCCAAACGAACCCAGATACTGCATCTGCAACCAG GTGTCATACGGAGAGATGGTCGGCTGCGATAACCAAGAC TGTCCGATCGAGTGGTTCCACTACGGCTGCGTAGGTTTGACCGAGGCGCCCAAAGGGAAGTGGTACTGCCCACAGTGTACGGCGGCCATGAAGAGGAGGGGAAGCCGGCACAAATAA
- the LOC113048050 gene encoding inhibitor of growth protein 3-like isoform X2, giving the protein MDQLEQRVNEFFTNAKKNKPEWREEQMEIIKKDYYKALEDADEKVQLANQIYDLVDRHLRKLDQELAKFKMELEADNAGITEVLERRSLEMDSPSTPVNNHHVHSHATVEKRKYSTPAHHTTEHVPEKKFKSEALLSTLTSDASKENTPGCRVNSTSSSNSVYNVNSSQTLSSYNLSPLPAGPTVGAGAISMAAAQAVQATAQMKEGRRTSSLKASYEAVKNNDFLGREFALSRDTSSYSSSALANTLTQPLTSNNSADSRTGRKTKGNTKSSNHQSSSSSSSSSLSSCSSSSALAHELVQTTITETDTSSQVDWTYDPNEPRYCICNQVSYGEMVGCDNQDCPIEWFHYGCVGLTEAPKGKWYCPQCTAAMKRRGSRHK; this is encoded by the exons ATGGATCAGCTGGAGCAGCGGGTTAATGAGTTCTTTACGAACGCCAAGAAGAACAAGCCTGAATGGAGGGAGGAACAGATGGAAATTATTAAAAAG GATTACTATAAAGCTTTGGAAGATGCAGATGAAAAGGTCCAATTAGCCAATCAAATTTATGATCTG GTTGATAGACACTTGCGGAAGTTGGATCAGGAGTTGGCGAAGTTCAAAATGGAGTTGGAGGCAGATAACGCTGGCATCACAGAAGTCCTGGAGAGAC GTTCACTGGAGATGGACAGCCCCTCCACACCTGTCAATAACCACCACGTACATTCACACGCCACTGTGGAGA AGAGGAAGTACAGCACGCCAGCCCACCACACTACTGAACATGTACCAGAAAAGAAGTTCAAGTCAGAGGCGCTTCTCTCCACACTCACGTCAGACGCCTCTAAAGAAAACACACCGG GCTGCAGAGTGAACAGCACGTCCTCTTCTAACAGCGTGTATAACGTCAACTCCTCCCAAACGCTTTCCTCATACAACTTGAGCCCGCTTCCTGCCGGGCCCACTGTAGGGGCGGGGGCCATTTCCATGGCAGCAGCTCAGGCAGTGCAAGCCACCGCACAG ATGAAAGAGGGCAGGAGAACCTCCAGTCTCAAGGCCAGCTATGAAGCTGTGAAGAACAATGATTTCCTGGGACGGGAGTTTGCTCTGAGCCGGGACACCAGCAGTTATTCGTCTTCTGCACTGgctaacacactcacacagcccCTCACGTCCAACAACAGCGCAGACTCTCGCACAGGACGCAAGACCAA AGGCAACACTAAGTCTTCCAACCACCAgtcctcttcatcttcctcttcctcctcactgTCGTCCTGCTCGTCCTCGTCTGCATTGGCTCATGAGCTGGTACAGACCACCATCACAGAAACGGACACCAGCAGTCAGGTGGACTGGACCTACGACCCAAACGAACCCAGATACTGCATCTGCAACCAG GTGTCATACGGAGAGATGGTCGGCTGCGATAACCAAGAC TGTCCGATCGAGTGGTTCCACTACGGCTGCGTAGGTTTGACCGAGGCGCCCAAAGGGAAGTGGTACTGCCCACAGTGTACGGCGGCCATGAAGAGGAGGGGAAGCCGGCACAAATAA